In Marinicauda algicola, one DNA window encodes the following:
- a CDS encoding ABC transporter ATP-binding protein: MSEPALSIRNLVRIYETEGERLEVLRGADLDLYPGELVGLVGPSGSGKSSLLHAAALLEKPTAGEVIIEGRDGLLLSDRQRTAVRRRQIGFVYQFHHLLPELDALENVALPRRIAGARASEAREAAMERLQALGLGQRLAHRPGQLSGGEQQRVAIARALVNKPQILLADEPTGNLDPNTSDQVFDALRAACRDAGAAALVATHNLALAERMDRVVTLVEGVVRPYERPAG, translated from the coding sequence ATGAGTGAACCGGCCCTGTCGATCCGCAATCTCGTGCGCATCTACGAGACCGAGGGCGAACGCCTCGAGGTCCTGCGAGGCGCCGATCTCGACCTTTATCCCGGCGAACTCGTCGGCCTCGTCGGCCCGTCGGGCTCGGGAAAGTCCTCGCTGCTGCACGCCGCGGCGCTGCTGGAAAAGCCGACCGCCGGAGAGGTGATCATCGAAGGGCGCGACGGCCTGTTGCTGTCGGACCGCCAGCGCACGGCAGTGCGCCGGCGCCAGATCGGTTTCGTCTATCAGTTCCACCACTTGCTGCCCGAACTTGACGCGTTGGAGAACGTGGCTTTGCCGCGCCGCATCGCCGGCGCGCGGGCCTCCGAGGCCCGCGAAGCCGCGATGGAACGCCTCCAGGCGCTCGGTCTCGGCCAGCGCCTCGCGCATCGACCCGGCCAGCTCTCCGGGGGCGAGCAGCAGCGCGTCGCGATCGCGCGGGCGCTCGTCAACAAGCCGCAGATCCTGCTCGCCGACGAACCCACGGGCAATCTCGACCCGAACACCTCAGACCAGGTCTTCGATGCGCTCCGGGCAGCCTGTCGCGACGCGGGCGCGGCGGCGCTCGTGGCGACGCACAATCTCGCGCTCGCCGAGCGCATGGACCGGGTGGTGACGCTCGTCGAGGGCGTGGTTCGGCCCTACGAGCGCCCAGCCGGATAA